The nucleotide window GCGTTTCGAACTCTCCGAGACGTCCCATTCGGCACCACATATCGAACCATTCCAAGCACCGCACCGGCGCTCGATTTTCTTTGTTTGCTATTTCTAGCGCGCAATTGAAACTTGTCAAGGCTGACCGTTCCGGCGAGCGACACTTTTATCTGACTCGCTGCTTCGAGAGACAGTTTTCTTCAGGCTGGCCGATCGACAAGCGAAGTAAACAACCACCGAAATCATGCTATCAAGACAACTTGCTCGTCGCGCCGCGGCTGGCGCTGTCGTCCGGCCGGTAACCACCAGAGCCTTTACCACCTCACTCGCCCTCTCGTCAAAacgcaccccctccctcgggGACATCGAGCCAGAGCAGCAGGAAGTATtcaacaagaagcagaaggagtTCCGGTTAAAGCTTGCGGAGGCGCAGAAGCAGCGGGAAGCCAGTGCGTTtgcctcgtcttcttcttcttcttcttcttcttcttcaacatcgacctcctcttccccatccacctcggccttggGCCTTGGAAAGCTAAGCACAGGGTCGAGCACCGCTACAGGAACCACTGCCAACGCGGCCGAGCACGAGCCCCCTCGCAAGGCGGGCCCCCTGACGAACCTGATTTACGGGACAAAGGAGGGCCGCGAGATGGACGCCCAGATCGAGGCCAGCTTCAGCCAGGTGCTGGCGCGCGGCAAGTATGTGCACTCGATTGTCTTCCACGAGGTCAAGCCCAAGGACGTGGACGAGTATGTCGAGCTGGTGGGCAAGTGGTATCCCCGCATGGCCAGCATGCCGGAGAATAAGGTTCATCTGGTGGGCAGTTGGAGAACGGAGGTTGGCGACTGCGAGACAtttggtatgttttctttttgatacCTGTGTAGCTCCCGTCGTTTGGGTGACTAATCTGCTTTGTCTCAACAGTACACATCTGGGAATATCAGCGCTATCAAGGCTATCATGCCTCCTTGAACGCCATCTCCCGCCACCCGGAATATCCAGCCTTTGAAAAGAAGCTCCGCGGCTTGATTCGCAGCAAAAAGTCCTCTCTCATGCAAGAGTTCTCTTTCTGGCCAACGACCCCTCCCCGACAGCTCGGCGGCATCTTTGAGCTGCGCTCCTACACGCTCCATCCCGGTAACCTTCTCGAGTGGGAGACGCACTGGAGGCGCGGACTCAAGGCCAGGCGCGAGGTGATGGAAGGTGTGGGAGCCTGGTTTGTGCAGATTGGCGATCTCAACACGGTGCACCACCTCTGGCAGTTTGCTGATCTCGAGGAGCGCAAGATCCGCCGCGAGAAGAGCTGGAGCCAGGAGGGCTGGGCCGAAACAGTGCACAAGACGGTACCCCTGATCCAGGAAATGAAGAGCAGGATTCTGGTGCCCATGCCTTGGTCTCCAGTGGCCTAAACATCCATCCAGAcatgtttttttgtttgacCGCACCTGTAGCTAGCCAGGCATGCTAAACTTGCTAATCATAAATCAATTCGAACCAAACCATGAACCTACCCAATACTCCCCGTGCTTTGTGCCATGTGTAATTCAAGTGTGAGAATGTCTGAAACAGCACATGAACCCTTTCGAGTAGTACGTCCGATCCAACTCCAGC belongs to Podospora bellae-mahoneyi strain CBS 112042 chromosome 6, whole genome shotgun sequence and includes:
- a CDS encoding hypothetical protein (EggNog:ENOG503NYGR; COG:S) translates to MLSRQLARRAAAGAVVRPVTTRAFTTSLALSSKRTPSLGDIEPEQQEVFNKKQKEFRLKLAEAQKQREASAFASSSSSSSSSSSTSTSSSPSTSALGLGKLSTGSSTATGTTANAAEHEPPRKAGPLTNLIYGTKEGREMDAQIEASFSQVLARGKYVHSIVFHEVKPKDVDEYVELVGKWYPRMASMPENKVHLVGSWRTEVGDCETFVHIWEYQRYQGYHASLNAISRHPEYPAFEKKLRGLIRSKKSSLMQEFSFWPTTPPRQLGGIFELRSYTLHPGNLLEWETHWRRGLKARREVMEGVGAWFVQIGDLNTVHHLWQFADLEERKIRREKSWSQEGWAETVHKTVPLIQEMKSRILVPMPWSPVA